A genomic window from Treponema maltophilum ATCC 51939 includes:
- the rplX gene encoding 50S ribosomal protein L24 produces MEKKFKIRKDDQVEIIAGKDKGKRGNVIRVIRDKDRVIVAGCNIVKKAMKKRNPQDRGGIAEVEAPLHISNVAIVCKKCGPTKIGYKIDGDKKIRVCRKCGDTL; encoded by the coding sequence ATGGAAAAGAAATTCAAGATTCGTAAAGACGATCAGGTGGAAATCATCGCCGGAAAAGATAAGGGTAAGCGCGGAAACGTTATCCGCGTGATCCGTGATAAGGATCGCGTTATTGTTGCCGGCTGCAATATCGTAAAAAAGGCGATGAAAAAACGCAATCCGCAGGACAGAGGCGGTATTGCCGAAGTTGAAGCCCCGCTGCATATTTCAAACGTAGCGATCGTGTGCAAAAAATGCGGTCCTACCAAAATCGGATATAAAATCGACGGCGATAAAAAAATTCGTGTTTGCCGTAAATGTGGAGATACCCTGTAA
- the rplN gene encoding 50S ribosomal protein L14 codes for MIQMQTNLNVADNSGAKVVQCIKVIGGSKRRYASIGDVIVVAVKDAIPTSAIKKGSVEKAVIVRIAKEYRRSDGTYIRFDDNACVIVDAANNPKGKRVFGPVARELRDMDYMRIVSLAPEVL; via the coding sequence ATGATTCAAATGCAAACAAATTTGAACGTAGCCGATAACTCCGGAGCAAAGGTCGTTCAGTGTATTAAAGTTATCGGCGGCTCGAAGCGCAGATATGCAAGTATCGGCGACGTTATCGTTGTAGCGGTAAAGGATGCCATTCCTACTTCCGCGATTAAAAAGGGATCGGTTGAAAAAGCCGTTATCGTGCGCATCGCAAAGGAATACCGCCGTTCCGACGGAACCTATATCCGTTTTGACGACAATGCCTGTGTTATTGTCGATGCGGCGAACAATCCCAAGGGTAAACGCGTATTCGGTCCGGTAGCCCGCGAGCTCCGCGACATGGATTATATGAGAATCGTATCGCTGGCCCCGGAAGTTCTGTAA
- the rpmD gene encoding 50S ribosomal protein L30 — MAKAKKIKITLVKSTIGQKPAKRATVRCLGLKKIDSFVEQEPTPSVLGMVASVSHLVKVEEI, encoded by the coding sequence ATGGCTAAAGCGAAAAAAATCAAAATAACGCTTGTAAAAAGCACGATCGGGCAAAAACCCGCAAAGCGGGCGACCGTCCGTTGTTTGGGATTAAAGAAGATCGACTCTTTTGTGGAGCAGGAACCGACCCCGTCCGTTTTAGGCATGGTTGCATCCGTTTCTCATTTGGTAAAAGTTGAGGAGATATGA
- the rplD gene encoding 50S ribosomal protein L4, with protein MEKKVYSIDGKELRTIQLDDAVFGLPVNEDVIYYAITNELANARVGTACTKDRSEVHGSNAKPYKQKGTGRARRGDKKSPLLRGGGVIFGPKPRDFSYALPKKVKRLAMKSILSMKAQDDSLTLIEDFTVESGKTKDFAAILKNFSNNERTVLVLKDDDAKIKQAGRNIPTLSFLSYNRLRAHDLFYGKKVLMLESAAKNLSEFYKREAE; from the coding sequence ATGGAAAAGAAAGTCTATTCTATCGATGGTAAAGAGCTGCGTACAATTCAATTGGATGACGCGGTGTTCGGTCTTCCGGTAAACGAAGATGTGATTTATTACGCCATTACAAACGAATTGGCGAATGCGCGTGTCGGAACGGCTTGTACAAAAGATCGTTCGGAAGTTCACGGCAGCAATGCAAAGCCGTATAAACAAAAAGGTACCGGACGTGCGCGCCGCGGTGATAAAAAATCTCCGCTTTTGCGCGGAGGCGGCGTTATTTTCGGGCCGAAGCCGAGAGATTTCAGCTATGCGCTGCCTAAAAAGGTAAAACGTTTGGCGATGAAGTCGATTTTAAGCATGAAAGCTCAGGACGACTCTTTGACGCTTATTGAAGATTTTACCGTTGAAAGCGGAAAAACAAAAGATTTTGCCGCGATTTTGAAGAATTTTTCAAACAACGAACGCACGGTGCTTGTGCTTAAAGACGACGATGCGAAAATCAAGCAGGCCGGACGCAATATTCCGACCCTGTCTTTTCTTTCGTACAACCGGCTTCGGGCGCACGACCTTTTTTACGGAAAAAAAGTGTTAATGCTTGAAAGTGCGGCGAAGAACTTGTCCGAGTTTTATAAACGGGAGGCCGAATAA
- the rpsS gene encoding 30S ribosomal protein S19, which translates to MSRSVKKGPFIEKSLYKKVIEMNKAADRKMIKTYSRCSTIIPEMVGNTISVYNGKSWVPVYITENLVGHKLGEFSPTRIFRGHSGSDKKVEK; encoded by the coding sequence GTGTCAAGATCTGTTAAAAAAGGGCCTTTTATCGAAAAAAGCCTGTACAAAAAAGTAATCGAAATGAATAAAGCGGCGGACAGGAAGATGATTAAAACGTATTCCCGCTGTTCGACTATTATTCCCGAAATGGTCGGAAATACGATTTCGGTGTATAACGGCAAGTCGTGGGTTCCCGTGTATATAACGGAAAACCTTGTCGGACATAAGCTGGGCGAATTTTCGCCGACCCGTATTTTCCGCGGACATTCGGGTTCCGATAAAAAAGTCGAAAAATAG
- the rpsE gene encoding 30S ribosomal protein S5 produces the protein MEHQRNHDRDQQKEFVEKLVKLNRTAKVVKGGRRFSFSALTVVGDQKGRVGYGFGKANDVTEAIKKSIDKAKRNMITVPLRHGTLPHESAAKFKGSSVLLIPACSGTGIIAGGPVRAIMEAAGATDVMSKSLGSNASVNVVRATFKAVENLMDAATVAKNRGKHLKDMWG, from the coding sequence ATGGAACACCAGAGAAATCATGATAGAGATCAGCAAAAAGAATTTGTTGAAAAACTTGTAAAACTGAACCGTACCGCCAAAGTCGTAAAGGGCGGCCGCCGCTTTTCCTTTTCCGCGCTGACGGTTGTCGGTGATCAAAAAGGCCGCGTCGGCTACGGGTTCGGCAAAGCGAATGACGTTACCGAAGCGATTAAAAAGAGTATCGATAAGGCCAAGCGCAATATGATTACGGTGCCGCTGCGGCACGGAACCTTGCCGCACGAAAGTGCCGCAAAGTTTAAGGGTTCTTCCGTGCTTTTGATTCCCGCCTGTTCGGGAACCGGTATTATCGCCGGCGGTCCGGTGCGCGCCATTATGGAAGCGGCCGGCGCTACCGACGTTATGTCAAAATCGCTCGGCTCGAACGCATCGGTTAACGTAGTGCGCGCGACTTTTAAAGCGGTTGAAAACCTGATGGATGCCGCAACGGTTGCAAAAAACCGGGGCAAACATTTAAAGGATATGTGGGGTTAA
- the rpsJ gene encoding 30S ribosomal protein S10, with protein sequence MATEKIRVRLRAFDAELIDQSAKSIVQTVQKAGAKVSGPIPLPTKIQKVTVLRSPHVNKKSREQFEMRTHKRLIDIIEPSADVMDSLMKLELPAGVDVEIKQ encoded by the coding sequence ATGGCTACTGAAAAAATCCGTGTCAGGCTGCGCGCCTTTGATGCGGAGTTGATTGATCAAAGTGCAAAGTCTATTGTTCAGACTGTGCAAAAGGCGGGGGCCAAGGTTTCAGGGCCTATTCCTTTGCCTACAAAAATACAAAAGGTAACAGTGCTGCGCTCGCCCCACGTAAATAAAAAATCGCGCGAGCAATTTGAGATGCGCACGCATAAACGCCTTATAGATATTATTGAGCCGTCGGCGGATGTTATGGATTCTTTAATGAAACTTGAGTTGCCCGCCGGTGTTGATGTTGAAATAAAACAGTAA
- the rplE gene encoding 50S ribosomal protein L5: MSNYVPRLKKVYKDKIAPELFKELGYTSVMQIPALKKVVVSMGVGEALTNKKLLDAAVTDITLITGQKAVKTKAKKSIANFKLREGNEVGVMVTLRGAYMYEFLDRLINVALPRVKDFRGVNPNGFDGHGNYSLGITEQIIFPEIDFDKIERISGMNISIVTSARTDSDARALLTKFGMPFRK; this comes from the coding sequence ATGAGCAATTACGTACCCCGGCTTAAGAAAGTCTATAAAGACAAAATCGCTCCCGAGCTTTTTAAAGAGCTCGGTTATACGTCCGTTATGCAAATCCCCGCGCTGAAAAAAGTCGTGGTAAGCATGGGCGTCGGCGAAGCTCTCACAAATAAGAAACTCCTTGATGCCGCAGTGACCGATATCACTCTTATTACCGGTCAAAAAGCTGTGAAAACAAAGGCTAAAAAGAGTATCGCAAACTTTAAACTCCGTGAGGGCAACGAAGTGGGTGTAATGGTCACCTTGAGAGGCGCCTATATGTATGAATTTTTGGACCGCCTCATCAATGTCGCCTTACCCCGCGTTAAGGACTTCCGCGGCGTCAATCCGAACGGATTCGACGGACACGGAAATTATTCTCTCGGTATTACGGAACAAATTATTTTCCCCGAAATTGACTTCGATAAAATCGAGCGCATTTCCGGTATGAATATCAGTATCGTAACAAGTGCACGCACGGACAGCGATGCCCGCGCTTTGCTTACCAAGTTCGGAATGCCTTTTAGGAAGTGA
- the rplO gene encoding 50S ribosomal protein L15 has product MSELVLSAPQGANKKKRIVGRGSSSGRGTTAGRGNKGQQSRSGGKTYVGFEGGQMPLYRRIARRGFSNYPYRKEYAVVNLELIAAKFAEGDTVNRESLIEKGLLKKSALLVKILGNGDVDKKLTVCADKVSAGAKEKIEKAGGSVSVSGE; this is encoded by the coding sequence ATGTCTGAATTAGTTCTTTCCGCGCCTCAGGGTGCGAACAAAAAAAAGCGCATCGTCGGCCGAGGCTCGTCTTCCGGAAGAGGAACGACTGCCGGCCGCGGCAATAAGGGACAGCAATCCCGTTCCGGCGGAAAAACCTATGTCGGTTTTGAAGGCGGTCAAATGCCGCTGTACCGCCGCATTGCGCGCCGCGGTTTTTCGAATTATCCGTACCGCAAAGAATATGCGGTCGTAAACCTTGAGCTTATCGCCGCGAAATTTGCCGAAGGCGATACCGTTAACCGCGAATCGCTCATCGAAAAGGGCCTTTTGAAAAAATCGGCGCTTTTGGTGAAAATTCTCGGAAACGGCGATGTCGATAAAAAGCTGACCGTTTGCGCGGATAAGGTTTCCGCGGGAGCAAAAGAAAAAATAGAAAAAGCCGGCGGAAGCGTTTCCGTTTCCGGCGAGTAA
- the tuf gene encoding elongation factor Tu, translating to MAKEKFTRTKPHMNVGTIGHVDHGKTTLSAAITSYCAKKFGDKQLKYDEIDNAPEEKARGITINTRHLEYQSDKRHYAHIDCPGHADYIKNMITGAAQMDGAILVVSAPDSVMPQTREHILLARQVGVPKIIVFLNKVDLLDDPDLMELVEEEVRDVLESYGFSRDTPIIKGSAFKALQDGATAEDTAPIQQLLDTMDSYFDDPVRDEQLPFLMPIEDVFTISGRGTVVTGRIERGVINMNEEVEIVGIKPTQKTVITGIEMFNKLLDQGMAGDNVGLLLRGIDKKAVERGQVLAKPGTINPHTKFEAQIYVLSKEEGGRHSPFFSGYRPQFYFRTTDITGTVTLPPGVDMVKPGDNTKIIGELIHPIAMDKGLKLAIREGGHTIASGQVTEVLG from the coding sequence ATGGCAAAGGAAAAGTTCACAAGAACAAAACCGCACATGAACGTAGGTACTATCGGTCACGTTGACCACGGTAAAACCACCTTGTCTGCGGCGATTACATCGTATTGCGCCAAAAAATTCGGCGACAAGCAGCTGAAGTATGACGAAATCGATAATGCTCCGGAAGAAAAAGCCCGCGGTATTACCATCAATACGCGTCACTTGGAGTATCAGTCCGATAAAAGACACTATGCGCATATCGACTGTCCCGGTCACGCCGACTATATTAAGAACATGATTACCGGCGCCGCTCAGATGGACGGGGCCATTTTGGTTGTTTCGGCGCCCGATTCGGTTATGCCCCAGACCCGCGAGCATATTCTGCTTGCCCGTCAGGTAGGCGTTCCCAAAATTATTGTCTTTTTGAACAAGGTCGACCTTCTCGACGATCCCGATCTTATGGAATTGGTTGAAGAAGAAGTGCGTGACGTGCTTGAATCGTACGGTTTTTCGCGCGATACGCCCATTATAAAGGGTTCCGCGTTTAAAGCTTTGCAGGACGGCGCGACGGCCGAAGACACCGCTCCCATTCAGCAGTTGCTGGACACGATGGACTCGTATTTCGACGATCCCGTTCGCGATGAGCAGCTTCCCTTCCTTATGCCGATCGAAGACGTATTTACGATTTCCGGACGCGGTACTGTCGTTACGGGTCGTATCGAGCGCGGCGTAATCAATATGAACGAAGAAGTTGAAATCGTCGGTATTAAACCCACGCAAAAAACCGTTATTACCGGTATCGAAATGTTCAATAAACTGCTCGATCAGGGTATGGCGGGCGATAACGTCGGTCTTTTGCTTCGCGGTATCGATAAAAAAGCCGTTGAACGCGGTCAGGTTTTGGCGAAGCCGGGTACGATCAATCCGCACACCAAATTCGAAGCACAGATTTACGTTTTGTCCAAGGAAGAAGGCGGACGCCACAGCCCGTTCTTCTCTGGTTATCGCCCTCAGTTCTATTTCAGAACCACCGATATTACCGGAACCGTTACGCTGCCGCCGGGTGTTGACATGGTTAAGCCCGGTGACAACACGAAGATTATCGGCGAGCTGATTCACCCGATCGCTATGGATAAGGGGCTTAAGCTTGCTATCCGCGAAGGCGGACATACGATCGCTTCGGGCCAGGTAACCGAGGTTCTTGGTTAA
- a CDS encoding type Z 30S ribosomal protein S14, whose translation MARKSMIIKAARTPKYSTRLVHRCKICGRPRGYLRKYKMCRLCFRKLASEGLLPGVTKSSW comes from the coding sequence ATGGCAAGAAAGTCAATGATTATTAAAGCCGCCCGCACGCCGAAGTACAGCACCAGATTGGTGCACCGGTGCAAGATATGCGGCCGCCCCCGCGGATATTTACGGAAATACAAGATGTGCCGTCTTTGTTTCCGCAAGTTAGCCAGTGAAGGCCTGTTACCGGGCGTTACAAAATCCAGTTGGTAG
- a CDS encoding DUF308 domain-containing protein — protein MRKTIIAMGLLTAVIGLMMIFAPEAVVKTAVIILGVAGILNGAYNIIYVRKAIDDKNFSRIIIIRGILGIITGLIAVILPLALAGAIWTAMVYMLAVYLLLSAALEVYGTLKLRSANVNTKMYVAEITVSIVLAFVLFIVPAQVGLILIRIIGIGACIAGIGLIIWERTNRSTVIYAEKIDD, from the coding sequence ATGCGAAAAACGATTATTGCAATGGGCTTATTGACCGCCGTTATCGGCTTGATGATGATTTTTGCGCCCGAAGCCGTCGTAAAAACGGCCGTTATTATCTTGGGCGTCGCGGGCATTCTAAACGGAGCGTATAACATCATCTATGTGCGCAAAGCCATCGACGACAAAAACTTCAGCAGGATTATTATAATCAGAGGCATACTCGGCATTATAACGGGGCTTATCGCCGTCATTTTGCCGCTGGCTCTTGCCGGAGCCATTTGGACGGCGATGGTGTACATGCTTGCGGTCTACCTGCTGCTGTCGGCGGCGCTGGAAGTGTACGGAACCTTAAAGCTCCGCTCGGCAAACGTCAATACGAAGATGTACGTCGCCGAAATTACCGTCAGCATCGTGCTTGCCTTTGTTTTGTTTATCGTTCCGGCCCAAGTAGGCTTGATACTTATCCGGATCATCGGCATCGGCGCATGCATTGCGGGAATCGGCTTAATCATCTGGGAACGCACAAACCGCTCAACGGTCATTTACGCCGAAAAAATCGACGACTGA
- the rplV gene encoding 50S ribosomal protein L22: MVETNGYRAVTKFLVASPTKVRPVANVIKRKTCSEAMAILENMPQKGARLIRGTVKSAVSNALSLNKKLDEDMLYVKEIRIDEGPRLKRVWFRGKGRADMLLRRMCHITVVVAEKAGE, from the coding sequence ATGGTTGAAACAAACGGATACAGAGCCGTAACAAAGTTCCTTGTGGCATCTCCTACAAAGGTTCGTCCGGTAGCGAATGTTATTAAGCGGAAAACGTGTTCTGAAGCGATGGCTATTCTTGAGAATATGCCGCAAAAAGGGGCAAGGCTTATCCGCGGTACCGTTAAATCGGCGGTATCCAATGCCCTTTCGTTAAATAAAAAACTCGATGAAGATATGCTCTACGTGAAGGAAATTCGAATTGACGAAGGTCCTCGTTTGAAAAGGGTGTGGTTCCGCGGTAAAGGGCGTGCGGATATGCTTTTACGGCGTATGTGTCATATTACCGTTGTCGTAGCTGAAAAGGCGGGGGAATAA
- the rpmC gene encoding 50S ribosomal protein L29: MAKEKKDKELSYSELVAKRNELKRKYMDFRFQMAVGHVDKPIQKRTMRREIALINTLIRQKEIAGLDK, from the coding sequence ATGGCGAAAGAAAAAAAAGATAAAGAACTGTCTTATTCCGAGCTTGTTGCAAAGCGGAATGAGCTTAAAAGAAAGTATATGGATTTTCGGTTTCAAATGGCGGTCGGCCATGTGGATAAACCGATTCAAAAGCGTACCATGCGCCGCGAAATAGCGCTCATAAATACGCTGATCCGGCAAAAGGAAATTGCCGGTTTGGATAAGTAG
- the rplF gene encoding 50S ribosomal protein L6: MSRIGKLPVAIPAGVKLTAGGNLITVEGPKGKLTQDYNDLVKIDIEEGKAVVTRMNDTKSARAAHGLYRSLIRNMVIGVTDGFTKSLIINGVGFRAEVQGKMLVMNLGYSTDFIAVIPEGLTVTADAQGKISITGINKQLVGEFASQLRRLRKPEPYKGKGVRYETEVIKRKVGKAGVK, encoded by the coding sequence ATGTCGAGAATAGGAAAACTTCCCGTAGCCATTCCGGCGGGAGTAAAATTAACGGCCGGCGGTAATCTTATTACCGTTGAAGGCCCCAAGGGAAAGCTTACCCAGGATTACAACGATTTGGTGAAAATCGATATTGAAGAGGGTAAAGCGGTCGTTACGAGGATGAACGATACGAAAAGCGCGCGCGCCGCTCACGGTTTGTACCGCAGCCTTATACGGAACATGGTGATCGGCGTAACCGACGGCTTTACAAAAAGCCTTATCATAAACGGAGTCGGTTTCCGCGCCGAAGTTCAGGGAAAGATGCTGGTTATGAACCTCGGGTATTCCACCGATTTTATTGCGGTTATTCCGGAAGGTTTAACGGTTACGGCGGACGCTCAGGGAAAAATCAGTATAACGGGTATCAATAAACAGCTGGTGGGCGAGTTTGCTTCGCAGCTGCGCCGTTTGCGCAAACCGGAGCCGTATAAGGGCAAGGGCGTGCGCTACGAAACCGAAGTTATTAAACGCAAAGTCGGTAAGGCCGGCGTAAAATAA
- the rpsH gene encoding 30S ribosomal protein S8: MSVSDPIADMLTKVRNAVRARHEKVDVPTSKLKLEIVKILKTEGYIKNFKKVTQDSSNVIRIFLKYDDENVPVIHDLQKVSTPGRRVYAGYKDLPRVYNGYGTVIVSTSAGVTTGKKAAEKMVGGELICTVW, translated from the coding sequence ATGAGTGTTTCAGACCCCATCGCAGATATGCTTACCAAAGTTCGGAATGCGGTAAGAGCGCGCCACGAAAAAGTGGACGTGCCCACATCCAAATTAAAACTGGAAATCGTAAAGATCTTAAAAACGGAAGGCTATATTAAAAACTTTAAAAAGGTAACGCAAGACAGCAGCAACGTTATTCGGATCTTTCTTAAATATGATGATGAAAACGTGCCGGTTATTCACGATTTGCAAAAGGTTTCGACGCCCGGACGCCGCGTGTATGCCGGATATAAAGATTTGCCCCGTGTATATAACGGGTACGGAACGGTCATCGTGTCGACGTCCGCCGGTGTTACAACCGGCAAAAAAGCGGCCGAAAAGATGGTCGGCGGCGAATTGATTTGCACCGTCTGGTAA
- the rplB gene encoding 50S ribosomal protein L2, with the protein MALKLYKPITAGTRGRVDLRKDELTADKPEKSLTSGISSRGGRGAGGRIAVRHQGGGHKRRYRDIDFKRDKHGIPGTVRTIEYDPNRSANIALIFYADGEKRYIIAPQGLTVGQKILSGENASPTVGNALPLEAIPVGFTVHNIELTLGRGGQLARSAGASALVAAKEGDYVSLRLPSSEVRRVHKKCYATIGVVGNEDRMNVQLGKAGRRRWLGVRPSVRGMAMNPVDHPLGGGEGAGKGRNPVTPWGQPCRGYKTRKKRKVSNNFIVTRRKK; encoded by the coding sequence ATGGCTCTTAAATTATATAAGCCGATAACCGCAGGTACTCGCGGACGGGTAGACCTGCGGAAGGATGAATTGACCGCCGACAAGCCCGAAAAAAGCTTGACCAGCGGGATATCTTCCCGCGGCGGACGCGGTGCCGGCGGCCGTATTGCGGTAAGGCATCAGGGCGGCGGTCATAAACGCAGATACAGAGATATTGATTTTAAACGCGATAAGCACGGAATTCCGGGTACGGTACGGACCATCGAATACGATCCGAATCGCAGCGCCAACATTGCTTTGATTTTTTATGCCGACGGCGAAAAGCGCTATATTATCGCGCCTCAGGGGTTGACTGTCGGGCAAAAAATACTTTCGGGTGAAAACGCTTCTCCTACGGTCGGGAACGCGCTTCCTTTGGAAGCGATTCCGGTGGGATTTACGGTTCACAACATCGAATTGACGCTCGGCAGGGGCGGCCAGTTGGCCCGTTCGGCCGGAGCGAGCGCGCTTGTTGCGGCGAAAGAGGGTGATTATGTTTCTTTGCGCCTGCCCTCAAGCGAAGTGCGCCGCGTGCATAAAAAATGCTACGCAACGATCGGCGTTGTCGGCAACGAAGACCGCATGAACGTTCAGCTCGGTAAAGCCGGCCGCCGCAGATGGTTGGGGGTCCGGCCGTCGGTTCGCGGTATGGCCATGAACCCGGTCGACCACCCGCTCGGAGGCGGTGAAGGCGCCGGAAAGGGGCGCAACCCCGTTACTCCGTGGGGTCAGCCTTGTCGCGGATACAAAACCCGCAAAAAGCGGAAGGTGTCTAACAACTTTATTGTTACCCGCCGTAAGAAGTAG
- the rpsQ gene encoding 30S ribosomal protein S17, whose amino-acid sequence MEEQAVQKKKSKRSFVGIVTSDKMDKTIVVSVSTKKLHRLYKKYVTRVKKCKAHDETNSAHIGDRVRIVECRPLSREKCWRLAEIIEQAK is encoded by the coding sequence GTGGAAGAACAAGCAGTGCAAAAAAAGAAGTCGAAGCGTTCTTTTGTCGGAATCGTAACCAGCGATAAGATGGATAAAACCATCGTCGTGTCGGTGTCGACAAAAAAGCTGCACAGACTTTATAAAAAGTATGTAACGCGCGTCAAAAAATGCAAAGCGCACGATGAAACCAACAGCGCCCACATCGGCGATCGCGTGCGTATTGTCGAGTGCAGGCCTTTAAGCCGCGAAAAATGCTGGCGGCTTGCCGAAATTATTGAACAGGCCAAATAA
- a CDS encoding 50S ribosomal protein L23, with product MIYEDIIIAPVSSEKATELREQGKYVFKVHPSATKLEIKEAVRRLFNVKVAGCTTMNVFGKMKRVRYRSGRTSSWKKAIVKLAPGEVIKVFEGV from the coding sequence ATGATCTACGAAGATATAATTATTGCGCCTGTATCGTCGGAAAAAGCGACCGAATTGCGCGAACAGGGAAAGTACGTATTTAAAGTTCATCCGAGCGCAACAAAACTTGAAATAAAAGAAGCGGTGCGCAGGCTTTTTAATGTAAAAGTTGCCGGCTGTACTACGATGAATGTGTTTGGAAAGATGAAGCGGGTGCGTTACCGCTCCGGCAGAACTTCCAGTTGGAAAAAGGCTATCGTCAAGCTGGCGCCTGGCGAAGTTATCAAGGTTTTCGAAGGCGTGTAG
- the rplC gene encoding 50S ribosomal protein L3 — MKGLIAKKTGMTQVFDENGDLTPVTVIRVEPNTVVALKTKEKFGYDAVVLGIGELKESKISKPYAGSFPENVKPKRNVKEFRNFGGEVAVGDTVGVELFNGVRFVDITAVSKGKGTQGVVKRWGFGGGRASHGSKFHREAGSTGQCTSPGRSFKNVKMPGRMGGERVTVQNLRVVKVDPELGVVMVCGSVPGVKDCMLIVKPAVKKEA; from the coding sequence ATGAAAGGTCTGATTGCAAAAAAAACGGGCATGACTCAGGTATTCGATGAAAACGGCGACCTTACACCGGTAACCGTGATCCGCGTCGAGCCTAATACGGTTGTCGCCTTAAAAACAAAAGAAAAATTCGGCTACGATGCCGTTGTTCTCGGAATCGGAGAGCTGAAAGAATCGAAGATTTCCAAGCCGTATGCGGGATCTTTTCCCGAAAATGTAAAGCCCAAGCGGAATGTTAAAGAGTTCCGCAATTTCGGCGGCGAAGTTGCCGTGGGCGATACGGTCGGTGTTGAGCTTTTTAACGGCGTCCGCTTTGTGGATATAACCGCCGTTTCCAAAGGTAAGGGTACTCAGGGTGTCGTAAAGCGCTGGGGGTTCGGCGGCGGACGGGCTTCGCACGGTTCCAAATTTCACCGTGAAGCCGGATCGACCGGTCAGTGTACGTCTCCCGGCCGTTCTTTTAAAAACGTAAAGATGCCCGGCCGTATGGGCGGAGAACGCGTAACCGTTCAGAATTTGCGCGTCGTAAAAGTGGATCCGGAACTCGGAGTCGTAATGGTATGCGGCTCGGTGCCCGGAGTTAAAGATTGCATGCTGATTGTTAAGCCTGCGGTCAAAAAAGAAGCGTAA
- the rplP gene encoding 50S ribosomal protein L16, producing the protein MALSPKRVLHRKVQRGRIKGNATRGCHIDFGNIALVALEPVWLSAKHIEAARVALNRKINRNGQVWIRIFPDKPISKKPADTRMGKGKGAPEFWAAVIKPGQILFEIGGVDMNLAEQAIKLAGSKLPIKTKIAYRTAVE; encoded by the coding sequence ATGGCGTTGAGTCCTAAAAGAGTTTTGCACCGCAAAGTGCAGCGCGGAAGAATAAAGGGCAACGCTACGCGCGGCTGTCATATCGATTTCGGCAACATCGCTTTGGTCGCGCTGGAGCCCGTATGGCTTTCGGCAAAACACATAGAAGCCGCCCGTGTCGCGTTGAATCGTAAAATTAACCGTAACGGTCAGGTGTGGATCCGGATTTTCCCGGATAAACCCATTTCCAAAAAACCGGCCGATACCCGCATGGGTAAGGGAAAGGGCGCTCCCGAATTTTGGGCAGCGGTAATAAAGCCCGGTCAGATATTGTTTGAAATCGGCGGTGTCGATATGAACTTGGCCGAGCAGGCAATCAAGCTTGCGGGAAGCAAACTTCCGATAAAAACGAAGATTGCTTATCGCACTGCGGTGGAGTAA
- the rplR gene encoding 50S ribosomal protein L18 translates to MIKKLNDKNRKRLKRKIHIRKHLRGTAARPRMTVTKSNCNLYVQVIDDDEGKTLASVSTLEKDFASLKPNIKGGEAIGEAMGKRLSEKKITTVVFDRNGYLYHGVVKAIADGARKAGIVF, encoded by the coding sequence ATGATTAAGAAATTAAACGATAAAAATCGGAAACGCTTAAAAAGGAAAATTCATATTCGGAAACACCTGCGCGGAACGGCAGCTCGTCCCCGTATGACCGTTACGAAAAGCAATTGCAATTTGTACGTACAGGTTATCGACGACGACGAAGGCAAAACGCTTGCGTCCGTTTCCACATTGGAAAAAGATTTTGCATCGCTTAAACCCAATATCAAGGGCGGCGAGGCCATCGGCGAAGCGATGGGCAAGCGTCTTTCCGAAAAGAAAATTACGACGGTTGTGTTCGATCGTAACGGGTACCTCTACCATGGCGTAGTAAAAGCCATTGCCGACGGCGCCCGCAAAGCCGGAATCGTATTCTAG